A genomic region of Dunckerocampus dactyliophorus isolate RoL2022-P2 chromosome 10, RoL_Ddac_1.1, whole genome shotgun sequence contains the following coding sequences:
- the LOC129189038 gene encoding uncharacterized protein LOC129189038 has protein sequence MTAETTNHINIQDLIVSVNHLMTAETTNSKTIQDLTTRVDHLKTAETANENTIQILTAHVDHLKTAENTNNKTIPDLKARVDHLMTAETTNTKTIQDLTTRVGKLDVMSDKRKMWFAAVGGNTKTCDNKVIFDEVRTNMGNAYDANTGIFTAPYKGAYFFTLAYKSWGKKMNLHVYKEKEDGSTEWLMQLYDTTEITGKDYMASISRMVDLEDEEKVYVIAYSDHELTSTWSNVFSGFLVHPM, from the exons ATGACTGCGGAGACCACAAACCACATCAACATTCAG GATCTGATTGTAAGTGTGAACCACCTGATGACTGCAGAGACCACAAACAGCAAAACCATTCAG GATCTAACCACACGTGTGGACCACCTGAAGACTGCAGAGACTGCAAATGAAAACACCATTCAG ATTCTCACTGCACATGTGGACCACCTGAAGACTGCAGagaacacaaacaacaaaaccatTCCG GATCTAAAGGCACGTGTGGACCACCTGATGACTGCAGAGACCACAAACACCAAAACCATTCAG GATCTAACCACACGTGTGGGCAAGCTGGATGTCATGTcag acaaacGTAAGATGTGGTTTGCAGCAGTAGGGGGCAACACAAAGACATGTGATAACAAGGTGATCTTTGACGAGGTGCGCACCAACATGGGTAACGCCTATGATGCCAACACAG GCATTTTCACAGCCCCCTACAAGGGCGCCTACTTCTTCACCTTGGCCTACAAATCATGGGGTAAGAAGATGAATCTACATGTGTATAAGGAGAAGGAGGATGGGAGCACAGAGTGGCTGATGCAGCTGTATGACACCACCGAGATCACAGGGAAGGACTACATGGCCTCCATCAGCAGGATGGTTGACCTGGAGGATGAAGAGAAGGTGTATGTCATTGCTTATAGTGACCATGAACTTACATCTACTTGGTCTAACGTGTTCAGTGGCTTCCTGGTGCATCCCATGTAA